One stretch of Euphorbia lathyris chromosome 7, ddEupLath1.1, whole genome shotgun sequence DNA includes these proteins:
- the LOC136235573 gene encoding uncharacterized protein: MAEDDLDSLFEGMVLFTPQLVDDQNHNQHQDDPPHDNDSSSTHDSQSHLDVSTPTSNDLNSVSSSQPLDENIFSDLTVQTLTPLPDPIPSPTSSPPISRQVSRKKKKASTLRVGYARDVSLPLHDQSPSLHHRAASDDTHSPQPDLNDSPSPMSATTSANGDVAQMEITADSIVTQLSMDDEELDPAPDLEPSSNSKEDQFERIKVLISEKLQSSRQLAASVSEARKEAIRKRRKATEELNSASSKHKDLELQLEAACEAEDFEVAQRISDSLATADEERQALLAVLREAEAQCDAIDSKMQDVLDSQILAEEECATLLSSFAKDAESDADSIVREAQMLASKEMDEWFSSIETLEAKKVELDIQSHFINEARQTVDDSIEHSIENFRKEQQDLHSKKDILTDELHKLLALVREKEKEIAENDTKIKGIEERIADVVSGFQENQSSIDSTYYNLQSEISQMNLQDDSLSTKRKEIDEFIAQEEGRGAKLRELAKASEEEAKTYKEAVELRKSLMVSIVKSREDKVRLAKTEEKLIEDVQMLQQEVSSARASLQELSSTKSNIQQTVASFKQRIFFIDKRIPELEAEKKVAASARNFKEAARVAAEAKSLSVEKDGVLIDLERAMSDVEKVEEDIKNTISRLQETEQLISSKEKELGMAKFQRLLLIAGSATAERSAALELSDIEEASLLLAEAEAATAEAKKLQPIYDLKEEEFPYLPKHFISMELVSNLGGEQLAELAESVNVSATQ; this comes from the exons ATGGCGGAAGACGATCTAGATTCCCTGTTTGAGGGGATGGTTTTGTTTACTCCTCAACTAGTCGATGATCAAAATCACAACCAGCACCAAGATGATCCTCCACATGATAACGATTCATCATCAACTCATGATTCTCAATCTCATCTCGATGTTTCTACTCCTACTTCTAATGATCTCAATTCTGTTTCCTCCTCTCAACCTCTCGACGAGAACATTTTCTCTGATCTCACCGTTCAAACCCTAACTCCACTTCCAGATCCAATTCCGTCTCCCACTTCTTCTCCCCCAATCTCCCGTCAAGTTTcacggaagaagaagaaagcttCTACTCTTAGGGTTGGATATGCTAGAGATGTATCTCTGCCTCTTCATGATCAGTCTCCTTCTCTACATCATCGTGCTGCATCTGATGATACTCATTCTCCCCAACCTGATCTTAATGATTCTCCTTCTCCTATGTCCGCTACTACTTCAGCTAATGGCGATGTTGCACAAATGGAAATAACCGCAGATTCAATAGTAACACAGTTGTCGATGGATGATGAAGAGTTGGATCCGGCTCCTGATTTGGAACCATCATCTAATTCGAAAGAGGATCAGTTTGAACGTATTAAGGTTTTGATTTCTGAGAAGCTTCAAAGCTCTCGCCAATTGGCTGCCTCTGTGTCTGAAGCTCGGAAGGAGGCCATCAGGAAGAGAAGAAAAGCTACTGAGGAACTTAATTCGGCTTCCTCCAAGCACAAGGACCTTGAATTACAGTTGGAGGCAGCATGTGAGGCTGAAGATTTCGAGGTAGCTCAAAGGATTAGCGACAGTCTTGCCACTGCTGACGAGGAAAGGCAAGCTCTTCTTGCTGTTCTTAGAGAAGCTGAAGCCCAGTGTGATGCCATTGATTCTAAAATGCAAGATGTTCTCGACTCTCAGATTCTCGCGGAGGAAGAGTGTGCTACTCTTCTCTCCAGTTTTGCCAAG GATGCAGAAAGTGATGCAGATTCAATCGTTAGGGAAGCACAAATGCTCGCTTCCAAAGAAATGGATGAATGGTTTTCGTCAATTGAGACCTTGGAAGCAAAGAAGGTGGAGTTGGATATCCAATCACATTTTATAAATGAAGCACGCCAAACTGTGGATGATTCTATTGAGCACTCAATTGAAAACTTTAGGAAAGAGCAACAAGATCTTCATTCAAAAAAGGATATTCTCACTGATGAACTCCATAAACTGCTGGCTTTagtaagagagaaagaaaaggagatAGCAGAAAATGATACAAAAATcaaaggaattgaagaaaggattgctgatgtggtcTCTGGTTTTCAGGAGAATCAATCAAGCATTGATTCCACGTATTACAACTTGCAATCAGAAATTTCTCAGATGAATTTACAGGATGATTCTTTATCAACAAAAAGGAAGGAAATTGATGAGTTCATTGCTCAGGAAGAAGGTCGTGGGGCCAAATTAAGGGAACTAGCCAAGGCTTCTGAAGAAGAAGCAAAGACATACAAAGAAGCTGTTGAGCTTAGAAAAAGCTTGATGGTGTCCATTGTTAAGTCCAGAGAAGATAAAGTGAGGCTGGCAAAGACAGAAGAGAAACTTATTGAGGATGTCCAGATGCTCCAACAGGAAGTTTCCTCTGCAAGAGCCTCCTTACAG GAACTATCTTCGACGAAATCAAACATCCAGCAAACTGTAGCATCTTTTAAGCAGAGAATTTTCTTCATTGACAAAAGAATTCCAGAGCTTGAAGCAGAAAAGAAAGTTGCTGCTTCCGCAAGAAATTTTAAGGAAGCTGCACGAGTAGCTGCTGAGGCAAAATCATTGAGTGTTGAAAAAGACGGTGTACTGATTGACTTGGAACGAGCAATGTCAGATGTGGAGAAGGTAGAGGAAGACATCAAAAACACTATTAGCAGATTACAGGAAACCGAACAACTGATTTCATCCAAGGAAAAGGAGCTCGGAATGGCTAAATTCCAGAGATTACTTTTAATTGCTGGTTCTGCTACAGCTGAAAGATCCGCTGCTCTGGAGCTCAGTGACATTGAAGAAGCCAGTCTTTTACTAGCAGAGGCTGAAGCCGCGACTGCAGAAGCGAAGAAACTTCAACCGATATACGATCTCAAGGAGGAAGAGTTCCCATATTTACCGAAACACTTCATCTCCATGGAAC